One Methylocaldum marinum DNA window includes the following coding sequences:
- a CDS encoding polysaccharide biosynthesis tyrosine autokinase: MNMHGQNEISLPPPPNWSRIEEPSVSIRDYVDLLLEGKKTILLTLVSVLLVTVVYLVFAPRTYKADALLRIDKNKALLTAPLRSETSKSPAEAENPRAQREVEILRSRSVLGKVVDGLNLAIEASPRYLPLIGETLARWHDPRDGVAGAWWGFDSWAFGGERIEIGEFTVPERYLGKDFTLIALEEGRFRLLGPKDQVLAEGRVGEGLEIDVGEEKPVAVKISELKAHPGTYFDLRRESRLTAIEKLKKAFSVKEASKDTDILNVELKGREPLQLAKSVNDIATTYVNATVNWESAEAGQKLDFLESQLPVVKERLERAEQALSAYRQQHGAVDISAEAEVLLKQAAEMETLGIQLRQKYEEQNQRFTDAHPDMIATKAQISRVERKLSDLNKRIKELPRTQQNMVSLSRDVQVNTELYTSLLNSAQEQRVAAAGSIGNSRIVDFAVTPEKPYWPKPVLLLAIASVLGLTAGSAIVFLRNSLQRHNNHPALLEYQVGIPLYAAIPHSKKQKRLAKLTDQDQPAVLASQAPHDISVESLRALRTTLEATLASGESKVIMISSPAPGMGKSFVSSNLAALLASIRKRVLIIDADLRNGRLHEAFSARKELGLSDLLSGTASLAETITSLPDVGVDFISKGRNVSNPAELLVLGGLEEILEDLKAFYNHIVIDSPPILGATDAAIIGKHADATFLVVKEGRYTAQELEVSFRRFQHVGIRPNGFIMNDMKEGSSYYPYYGYGYGYPKAV; the protein is encoded by the coding sequence ATGAACATGCACGGACAAAACGAGATTAGCCTGCCTCCTCCGCCTAACTGGTCGCGGATCGAGGAGCCGAGCGTCAGTATCCGCGACTATGTCGATCTGCTGCTCGAAGGCAAGAAGACCATCTTGTTGACGCTGGTGTCGGTCTTGCTGGTGACGGTGGTCTACCTGGTTTTCGCGCCCCGTACCTATAAGGCGGATGCCTTGCTGAGGATCGACAAGAACAAGGCGCTGCTGACGGCCCCGCTCCGCAGCGAGACCAGTAAATCCCCGGCCGAGGCGGAGAATCCGCGGGCGCAGCGGGAGGTCGAGATTCTGAGGTCGCGCTCGGTGCTCGGCAAGGTCGTCGACGGTCTGAATCTGGCGATCGAAGCCTCGCCCCGCTATTTGCCGCTGATCGGCGAGACCCTCGCCCGTTGGCACGACCCGCGCGACGGGGTGGCCGGCGCCTGGTGGGGCTTCGACAGCTGGGCTTTCGGCGGCGAGAGGATCGAGATCGGCGAATTCACCGTTCCCGAGCGATACCTGGGAAAAGACTTCACCCTGATCGCCCTTGAAGAAGGGCGTTTCCGGCTGCTCGGCCCCAAGGACCAAGTTTTGGCCGAGGGGCGGGTGGGCGAAGGCCTCGAAATCGACGTGGGCGAAGAAAAACCCGTCGCGGTCAAGATCTCCGAACTCAAGGCCCACCCCGGCACCTATTTCGATCTGCGCCGGGAAAGCCGGCTGACGGCCATCGAAAAACTGAAGAAGGCGTTTTCCGTCAAGGAAGCGTCCAAGGACACGGACATTCTCAATGTCGAACTCAAGGGCCGCGAACCCCTGCAGCTCGCCAAATCCGTCAACGACATCGCCACCACTTATGTGAACGCAACGGTGAACTGGGAATCGGCGGAAGCCGGACAAAAGCTGGATTTTCTCGAAAGCCAGCTGCCGGTCGTGAAGGAGCGCCTGGAACGCGCGGAGCAGGCTTTGAGCGCTTACCGGCAGCAGCACGGGGCGGTCGATATCTCCGCCGAGGCCGAAGTGCTGTTGAAGCAGGCGGCGGAAATGGAAACCCTGGGCATCCAGCTCAGACAGAAATACGAGGAGCAGAACCAGCGGTTCACCGACGCTCATCCCGACATGATCGCCACCAAGGCCCAGATCAGCCGGGTGGAACGGAAGCTGTCGGACCTCAACAAGCGGATCAAGGAGCTGCCGCGCACCCAGCAAAACATGGTGAGCCTGTCGCGCGACGTGCAGGTCAATACCGAGCTGTATACCTCGCTGCTGAACAGCGCCCAGGAACAGCGCGTGGCGGCCGCCGGATCGATCGGCAATTCCCGCATCGTCGATTTTGCCGTCACGCCGGAGAAGCCCTATTGGCCCAAGCCGGTTCTGCTGCTGGCCATAGCCTCCGTGCTGGGGCTGACCGCGGGCTCGGCGATCGTGTTCCTGCGCAACTCTTTGCAGCGCCATAACAATCACCCCGCACTGCTGGAATACCAGGTCGGTATTCCGCTTTACGCGGCGATTCCGCACAGCAAGAAGCAGAAGCGTCTGGCCAAGCTGACCGATCAGGATCAGCCGGCGGTACTGGCCAGCCAGGCGCCCCACGATATTTCGGTCGAGTCGCTGCGCGCCCTGCGTACGACCCTGGAAGCGACGCTCGCCAGCGGCGAGAGCAAGGTCATCATGATCAGCAGTCCCGCGCCGGGCATGGGCAAGTCCTTCGTCAGCTCGAACCTGGCGGCGCTCCTGGCGAGCATCCGGAAGCGGGTGCTGATCATCGACGCCGACCTTCGTAACGGCCGGCTGCACGAGGCCTTTTCCGCCCGCAAGGAACTGGGGCTTTCCGATCTCCTGTCCGGGACGGCTTCGCTGGCCGAGACCATTACCAGCCTTCCGGACGTCGGCGTGGATTTCATCTCGAAGGGGCGGAACGTCTCCAATCCCGCCGAACTCCTGGTGCTCGGCGGCCTGGAAGAGATCCTGGAGGATCTCAAGGCCTTCTACAACCATATCGTGATCGATTCGCCGCCGATCCTGGGCGCCACCGACGCCGCCATCATCGGCAAGCACGCCGACGCCACTTTCCTGGTGGTCAAGGAGGGGCGCTACACGGCGCAGGAGTTGGAAGTCAGCTTCCGCCGCTTCCAGCACGTGGGGATCAGGCCGAACGGCTTCATCATGAACGACATGAAGGAAGGGTCTTCGTATTACCCGTATTACGGGTATGGGTATGGTTATCCGAAGGCGGTTTAA
- a CDS encoding O-antigen ligase family protein has protein sequence MKIQVEKDLPMLLIVLVSVSAVASLPQVDSAWNGVKEVYGEQDFGLRILREVMLAVIVAYAALERRFWNGAASGSMFAFLAVVASYALFEVAYALFLDLPLVVPLAGLRVFEYLPLALIGYMTARLGAAEQVVQKFTSLLRFYIVLQGGLAIAQALWAPPLVGVSILGGGRPFGTFVSPNLFGAAMSTCTLFFALAEDPKVRKWMYATTFLALLSGSRTALLSSFLVLFFQFYQAVRPRDRWALVLPAPALAVGALLLASSPLLSGRDDADPTQDGRIALWQRMLSNNINDVPDLLFGWGLGLGSNTINILFGAEHFPGQFDSDSLYLFLLNGYGLIGLLAYLVFVRMSARISGHSRKGLVMTFIFVAGLPFNLWEYFPQNAMLMFLWGAVLGTARKPHLLPSGAARRRFDALSLTPTHLPAGRREFESLSRWERDLG, from the coding sequence ATGAAAATCCAAGTCGAAAAAGACCTTCCCATGCTTCTGATCGTGCTGGTCAGCGTGTCGGCCGTGGCCTCGCTGCCCCAGGTCGACTCGGCCTGGAACGGGGTCAAGGAAGTTTACGGGGAGCAGGATTTCGGTTTGCGCATATTGCGTGAAGTGATGCTGGCGGTCATCGTCGCTTACGCCGCGCTGGAACGGCGGTTCTGGAACGGCGCGGCGAGCGGTTCGATGTTCGCTTTTCTTGCGGTGGTCGCGAGCTATGCGCTGTTCGAGGTCGCCTACGCGCTGTTTCTGGATCTGCCCTTGGTGGTGCCGCTGGCCGGGCTTCGGGTGTTCGAATATCTGCCGCTGGCCCTGATCGGCTACATGACGGCGCGGCTGGGTGCCGCCGAGCAGGTCGTTCAGAAATTCACGTCCCTGCTTCGTTTCTACATCGTCCTGCAGGGCGGTTTGGCCATTGCCCAGGCGCTGTGGGCGCCGCCCCTGGTCGGAGTGTCGATTCTGGGCGGCGGCCGTCCCTTCGGGACCTTCGTCAGCCCCAACCTGTTCGGGGCGGCGATGTCGACCTGCACGCTGTTCTTCGCGCTGGCCGAAGACCCGAAGGTCCGCAAATGGATGTACGCGACCACCTTTCTGGCTTTGTTGAGCGGGTCCCGCACGGCCCTGTTGAGTTCCTTTCTGGTCCTGTTCTTCCAGTTCTATCAGGCGGTGCGTCCCCGCGACCGCTGGGCACTGGTTCTGCCCGCGCCGGCGCTCGCGGTGGGGGCGCTGCTGCTGGCCTCGAGCCCGCTGCTGAGCGGGCGGGACGATGCCGATCCCACCCAGGACGGACGTATCGCCCTGTGGCAAAGAATGCTGAGCAACAATATCAACGACGTGCCGGACCTTTTGTTCGGGTGGGGTCTCGGCCTCGGGTCCAATACCATCAATATCTTGTTCGGCGCCGAACATTTTCCGGGCCAGTTCGACTCGGACAGCCTGTACCTTTTCCTGCTCAACGGTTACGGATTGATCGGCCTCCTCGCCTATCTGGTCTTCGTCCGGATGTCCGCCCGCATCTCGGGCCATTCCCGTAAAGGATTGGTGATGACCTTCATCTTCGTGGCGGGTCTGCCGTTCAATCTTTGGGAGTACTTCCCGCAGAACGCAATGCTGATGTTCCTTTGGGGCGCGGTACTGGGAACCGCGCGCAAACCGCATTTACTGCCGTCCGGTGCGGCACGGCGCAGATTCGACGCGCTCTCCCTCACCCCGACCCATCTCCCGGCGGGGAGACGGGAGTTCGAGTCTCTCTCCCGGTGGGAGAGGGATTTAGGGTGA
- a CDS encoding lipopolysaccharide biosynthesis protein: MANKTVDTGSGRRIFGDASWALLGQLGSGVVLLLGTRIITELVSPDVYGQVALLTGVVALGVAIFAYPFICAGMRLLPECQEREQRSGLYRAVRGLAARSSFVAMVCLALGGAAYCRRTGFDPWLFGVAALLFAATVHREIGIQLLIGERRQREASLWQTSDSILRPLIAVLLVWHWGANGAWVLLGYACASIAASAVRSLLHRPKRSEKFRGQAPAESRNRKREIWAYALPLIPMELLSWFSGLGDRYIVGYLMSAADVGVYAAAYTLTNEAFNRSAMVLLRTFQPVYFQHFSAGRKPRAFKIFWIWLACVAAMGAGGVAALVLLKDWVAALLLAETYHSAAVLMPIIGAGCALQALGVVAAQPLLAEKRTRLMLFGRSCGAIAALVAIPLMVQAYGLIGAATAAPVYFGCEALIMALLARPWRMIGAAGREALCPTPGATRC; encoded by the coding sequence ATGGCGAACAAAACCGTTGACACCGGTTCCGGGCGGCGAATCTTCGGAGACGCCTCCTGGGCGCTGCTCGGCCAGCTCGGGTCGGGTGTCGTGCTTCTGCTCGGCACCCGAATTATCACTGAACTGGTTTCGCCAGATGTTTACGGCCAAGTCGCCCTGCTGACCGGAGTCGTGGCGCTGGGCGTCGCCATTTTTGCCTACCCGTTCATCTGCGCGGGAATGCGTTTGCTGCCCGAGTGCCAGGAGAGGGAACAGCGGTCGGGACTGTATCGGGCGGTGCGCGGCCTGGCTGCGCGGTCGAGTTTTGTTGCCATGGTGTGTCTGGCCCTAGGAGGGGCGGCGTACTGCCGGAGGACGGGGTTCGATCCCTGGCTGTTCGGGGTCGCTGCCCTGCTTTTTGCCGCCACAGTGCACAGGGAAATCGGGATTCAATTGTTGATCGGCGAACGCCGGCAGCGCGAGGCCAGTCTTTGGCAGACCAGTGACAGTATTCTGCGCCCGCTGATTGCCGTGCTGTTAGTGTGGCACTGGGGCGCGAACGGTGCCTGGGTGTTGCTGGGCTACGCCTGCGCCAGTATTGCCGCGAGTGCGGTCCGGTCGTTATTGCACCGGCCGAAGCGGAGCGAAAAATTTCGGGGGCAAGCTCCGGCCGAGTCGCGGAATCGCAAGCGGGAGATTTGGGCATACGCGCTGCCGCTGATTCCGATGGAACTCCTGTCCTGGTTCAGCGGCCTGGGCGACCGTTACATCGTCGGTTACCTGATGAGCGCGGCGGACGTAGGTGTTTATGCGGCCGCCTACACCCTGACCAACGAGGCTTTCAACCGCAGTGCCATGGTGCTGCTGCGCACCTTCCAGCCGGTGTATTTCCAGCATTTCTCCGCGGGCCGGAAACCGCGGGCGTTCAAGATCTTCTGGATTTGGCTGGCTTGCGTGGCCGCCATGGGGGCCGGGGGTGTGGCGGCCCTGGTATTGCTGAAGGACTGGGTGGCCGCCTTGCTGCTGGCGGAAACCTATCATTCGGCGGCCGTGCTGATGCCCATTATCGGGGCCGGCTGCGCGCTGCAGGCTTTGGGAGTGGTGGCGGCACAACCGCTGCTGGCGGAGAAACGGACTCGGCTCATGCTGTTCGGTCGTTCGTGCGGAGCGATCGCCGCCCTTGTCGCCATTCCGCTGATGGTGCAGGCCTACGGCCTGATCGGAGCAGCCACGGCCGCACCCGTTTATTTCGGTTGCGAGGCGCTGATCATGGCCCTGCTGGCGAGACCCTGGCGGATGATCGGCGCGGCCGGGCGGGAGGCATTGTGCCCGACGCCCGGAGCCACGCGTTGTTGA
- a CDS encoding methyltransferase domain-containing protein, which yields MPIPSYFFSDLAWGGVDTAPASPGSASFGEVLRECVACGSGNLRFWRTKRFRYTLGDSGEAFHIWRCSDCGTGFLNRAPDGDGPKSIYQYSGQALTEPVTAADILTREAKFPNITLDAARMARDADRYNASGNKRALDVGSGFGFYTQALRKQGYRTVSINPGKYENAVFKALNGDEPIPIMLESFQDSEPFGVILMSQVLEHIPEPRQAIEKMAGLLAPGGVLAYAVPNFGSFPVKLLGPRDNACLCVPEHINYFTEKGLKTLLENNGLKVMNMEQITRLQPNTLSRRLNGGEKLSSFLVSLVARLQNPFSRVVNSLGMGIYLSVYAIKI from the coding sequence ATGCCCATACCTTCGTATTTTTTCTCCGATCTGGCCTGGGGCGGGGTCGATACGGCGCCGGCGTCGCCCGGGTCCGCCTCATTCGGAGAAGTTCTGCGCGAATGCGTGGCTTGCGGCAGCGGGAATCTTCGATTTTGGCGCACGAAACGGTTCCGGTACACGCTCGGCGACAGCGGCGAGGCATTCCATATCTGGCGCTGTTCCGATTGTGGCACGGGCTTTTTGAATCGGGCGCCCGATGGGGATGGGCCGAAATCCATCTACCAATATTCCGGCCAAGCGCTGACCGAGCCGGTGACGGCCGCGGACATACTCACGCGCGAGGCGAAGTTCCCGAACATCACGCTCGACGCCGCGCGCATGGCGAGGGACGCCGATCGCTATAACGCTTCGGGAAACAAGCGAGCGCTGGACGTCGGTTCGGGCTTCGGCTTCTACACGCAGGCGCTTCGAAAACAGGGTTATCGCACCGTCAGTATCAATCCGGGCAAATACGAAAACGCGGTATTCAAGGCGCTCAATGGGGATGAGCCCATACCCATCATGCTGGAGTCTTTTCAGGATTCGGAACCGTTCGGGGTCATTTTGATGTCGCAGGTGCTGGAGCACATTCCGGAACCGCGGCAGGCGATCGAAAAAATGGCCGGGCTATTGGCTCCGGGCGGAGTTCTGGCCTACGCCGTACCCAATTTCGGTTCATTCCCGGTAAAGCTTCTCGGCCCCCGGGATAATGCCTGTTTATGTGTTCCGGAACATATCAATTACTTTACCGAGAAGGGTCTGAAAACACTTCTTGAAAACAATGGACTCAAGGTGATGAACATGGAACAGATAACCAGACTCCAGCCGAATACATTATCCAGGCGCCTTAACGGCGGGGAGAAACTGTCGTCCTTTCTGGTATCCCTGGTGGCGCGCCTGCAGAACCCGTTTTCCAGAGTCGTAAATTCGCTTGGAATGGGTATTTACCTCAGCGTCTACGCTATCAAGATTTAG
- a CDS encoding glycosyltransferase family 2 protein gives MKNRLLTVVILTKNEEDNLPRCLDGIPRRYLIVIVDSGSTDRTIAIAKQRGCMVYHNPWPGFAEQRNFALQHCNVRSRWVLFVDADEVYPVKFYNWFESQIAGSDSTDVVMVPSILYLRGKPLKYAPGYPIYHPRLVRRDTVKFVTNHTGHGEAVTDTCRCSYSPIAYDHYFYHGEIIEWMHKHVGKAAQEVQLRPTAGAVMTARGRMSVWLGRSAFRIFARFLYHFVLRRGFLDGAAGLEFALMFTWYEATIYLQAKVKRDRSQVLPVEAEPCSKAIQK, from the coding sequence ATGAAAAACCGTTTGCTGACCGTGGTTATTCTGACCAAGAACGAGGAAGACAATCTCCCGCGCTGCCTGGACGGAATACCGCGCAGATACCTTATCGTCATTGTGGATTCCGGGAGTACCGACCGGACGATCGCGATCGCCAAGCAACGCGGCTGCATGGTTTATCACAATCCTTGGCCGGGATTCGCGGAGCAGCGCAATTTCGCGCTTCAGCACTGCAATGTCCGTAGCCGCTGGGTATTGTTCGTCGATGCGGACGAGGTTTATCCGGTGAAATTCTATAACTGGTTCGAATCCCAGATTGCGGGTTCGGACTCGACCGATGTGGTGATGGTGCCGTCGATTCTTTATTTGCGCGGGAAGCCTCTGAAATATGCTCCGGGCTACCCCATCTACCATCCGAGACTGGTGCGCAGGGATACCGTGAAATTCGTCACCAATCATACCGGCCACGGCGAAGCCGTGACCGATACCTGCCGCTGTTCGTATTCTCCCATTGCCTACGACCATTATTTCTATCACGGCGAGATTATCGAATGGATGCACAAGCATGTCGGGAAGGCCGCGCAGGAGGTGCAGCTGCGTCCCACGGCGGGCGCCGTGATGACGGCGCGCGGCCGCATGAGCGTGTGGCTCGGGCGTTCGGCGTTCAGGATATTCGCCCGATTCCTGTATCACTTCGTATTACGGCGGGGGTTCTTGGACGGTGCCGCGGGGCTGGAGTTCGCTCTGATGTTCACCTGGTATGAAGCCACGATATACCTGCAAGCCAAGGTGAAGCGTGATCGGAGTCAGGTTCTTCCGGTGGAGGCGGAGCCTTGCTCGAAGGCAATCCAGAAATAG
- a CDS encoding glycosyltransferase family A protein, which translates to MKCSLILATLGRDVELIHFLNSLQNQTYRDFELIIIDQNRDGKIDSVIAACRMRFPVNHIKVEFKGNSRARDYGIRYAQGDVIAFPDDDCIYEKDVLEKVVDRFRDKPDIAILSAGSYDFSKTHFSIGVNSKAPRYFSQYYMMGVEFTHFFNLSRMERSEFYLDHDFGIGSKYPGAEGFELLYRLLRGGNKAFYEPAIRIYHADKDNYRVGKDRMLLYSAGVGAYIRKFANEYDLSMLYYIARKMFIAPMVKMALAAVLCNRKRFLYSYNNLIGIWRGFCAYGR; encoded by the coding sequence ATGAAATGTTCACTTATTCTGGCGACCTTGGGTAGGGATGTCGAGCTGATCCATTTTTTGAATTCCTTGCAAAATCAGACCTACCGGGATTTCGAGTTGATCATCATCGATCAAAACAGGGACGGAAAAATAGATTCGGTTATCGCCGCATGCAGGATGCGGTTTCCCGTAAACCACATAAAAGTGGAATTCAAGGGTAATTCCAGGGCCAGAGATTACGGGATTCGTTACGCTCAGGGCGACGTCATCGCATTTCCGGATGACGATTGCATTTACGAAAAGGATGTCTTGGAAAAAGTGGTCGATAGATTTCGGGACAAGCCTGATATCGCCATTTTATCGGCCGGTTCTTATGATTTCTCGAAAACTCATTTCAGCATAGGCGTCAACTCGAAGGCACCGCGATATTTTTCCCAGTATTACATGATGGGCGTGGAGTTTACCCACTTTTTCAATCTGTCGCGGATGGAGCGGAGCGAGTTTTATCTGGATCACGATTTCGGGATAGGATCGAAGTATCCAGGCGCCGAGGGTTTCGAGTTGCTTTACCGGTTGCTACGCGGCGGAAACAAGGCTTTTTACGAGCCCGCCATACGCATCTATCATGCCGACAAGGATAATTACAGAGTCGGCAAGGACAGGATGCTTTTGTATTCCGCCGGCGTCGGCGCCTATATCCGTAAATTCGCGAATGAATATGATTTGTCGATGCTGTATTACATCGCGAGAAAGATGTTTATCGCGCCGATGGTGAAAATGGCGCTGGCCGCAGTCTTGTGCAACCGGAAAAGATTTCTTTATTCCTACAACAACCTGATTGGCATATGGCGGGGCTTCTGTGCGTATGGGAGATAA
- a CDS encoding glycosyltransferase family 4 protein, whose translation MASTMDVGVVSTHIPPAKGYGGVSVTAGVLTRAWAESGCGISLVASSESIDRRLKPTDVQLGNTVKVSLYRSYWFRRWGFGLGAVPRLFGLCLRAPVVYIHGIATWPATLAALFCVLLGRRFMVAVHGGLMPEHVALIRRRKPHKWLFYKWLTFPTLRRAIAIHCTSETEAAGVTEALGGDVRILLVPNGIDSRAVSVADYPEGEGIQICFLGHVQQEKGINAFIRAWLKTRRPADRLVVAGRSVDGAYFKEFQALLEQAGGAIRYRGYLGQAEVAALLAESHYLALPSGLEETGGMRENFGNVVAESMAAGRPVLVARGLVWDHVESIGAGFIFDRAEDSACEILRRAQSLSREAWRRMSVNARGYAETKLDPVQLGEQVRRVLQGSDAAASEDIALCRPD comes from the coding sequence ATGGCTAGCACGATGGATGTAGGCGTGGTTTCCACGCATATACCGCCTGCCAAGGGGTACGGCGGAGTGTCGGTGACCGCCGGCGTTCTAACCCGGGCATGGGCCGAGTCGGGCTGCGGGATTTCGCTGGTGGCGTCCAGTGAATCGATCGATCGCCGCCTAAAGCCGACGGATGTGCAACTGGGCAATACCGTGAAGGTCAGCCTTTATCGCTCCTACTGGTTCAGGCGCTGGGGCTTCGGACTCGGGGCCGTGCCCAGGCTGTTCGGTTTGTGCCTGAGAGCGCCGGTCGTCTATATCCACGGCATTGCGACCTGGCCTGCCACGCTGGCGGCCCTGTTCTGCGTGCTGCTCGGCCGCCGTTTCATGGTTGCGGTGCACGGGGGACTGATGCCCGAGCATGTCGCGCTGATCCGCCGCCGAAAGCCGCATAAATGGCTGTTTTATAAATGGCTGACCTTTCCCACGCTGCGCCGCGCGATCGCCATCCATTGCACCAGCGAAACCGAGGCGGCAGGGGTAACCGAGGCGCTAGGCGGAGATGTCCGGATTCTGCTGGTTCCGAACGGCATCGACAGCCGTGCCGTATCGGTTGCGGACTACCCGGAGGGAGAGGGCATCCAAATCTGTTTTCTCGGCCATGTCCAGCAGGAGAAAGGCATCAATGCTTTTATCCGGGCCTGGCTCAAAACCCGGCGCCCTGCCGACCGGCTGGTGGTCGCCGGGCGCAGCGTGGACGGGGCTTATTTCAAGGAGTTCCAGGCCCTGCTCGAACAGGCCGGCGGGGCGATCCGCTACCGAGGCTATCTCGGGCAGGCCGAAGTCGCGGCGCTACTGGCCGAAAGCCATTACCTCGCGCTTCCGTCCGGTCTCGAGGAAACCGGCGGCATGCGCGAGAATTTCGGCAACGTGGTGGCCGAGTCCATGGCCGCGGGACGCCCGGTCCTGGTCGCGCGCGGTCTGGTCTGGGATCACGTCGAATCGATAGGGGCCGGTTTCATTTTCGACCGTGCGGAGGATTCGGCCTGCGAAATCCTGCGCCGGGCGCAGTCACTGAGCCGGGAGGCGTGGCGGCGAATGTCCGTAAACGCCCGCGGCTACGCCGAGACGAAGCTCGATCCCGTGCAACTGGGCGAGCAGGTCCGGCGGGTGTTGCAGGGCTCGGACGCGGCCGCGTCCGAGGACATAGCTCTTTGTAGGCCGGACTGA
- a CDS encoding glycosyltransferase family 2 protein: protein MTKIGLIVPTLNAGALWPSWLTAFERQTRRPDRLLVIDSSSDDDTVALARSYGFGVHVIAKADFNHGGTRQLGIGLLHDAEIIVFMTQDALLAGPDAIERLLEAFADERVGAAYGRQLPHRDAKPIGAHARLFNYPPQSRVRSLEDRRQLGIKTAFISNSFAAYRRSALLDVGGFPTDTVMNEDTFVAGKMLLSGWKVAYRADARVHHSHDYAYADEFKRYFDIGVFHARTPWLQETFGKAAGEGRRYVVSELRYLAKNAPRLVPSAVLRSGLKWLGFKMGSSLHRKLPLFLNRRLSLHRAYWRRALP from the coding sequence ATGACCAAGATCGGCCTGATCGTCCCCACCCTGAACGCAGGTGCCCTCTGGCCATCCTGGCTTACCGCATTCGAGCGGCAAACCCGGAGGCCCGACCGTCTTCTGGTCATCGATTCGTCGTCCGACGACGATACGGTTGCGCTGGCGCGTTCCTACGGTTTCGGCGTGCATGTCATCGCCAAAGCCGATTTCAACCACGGCGGAACCCGCCAGCTCGGGATCGGCCTCTTGCACGACGCCGAGATCATCGTGTTCATGACGCAGGACGCCTTGCTTGCCGGTCCCGACGCCATCGAGCGGCTTCTGGAAGCGTTTGCGGACGAGCGTGTCGGCGCGGCTTACGGCCGCCAGCTCCCGCATCGGGACGCCAAGCCGATCGGTGCCCATGCGCGTCTATTCAATTATCCGCCGCAGAGCCGGGTGCGGAGCCTGGAGGATCGCCGCCAGCTGGGCATCAAAACCGCCTTCATCTCCAATTCGTTTGCCGCCTACCGGCGCAGCGCCCTGCTCGACGTGGGCGGGTTTCCGACCGATACCGTGATGAACGAAGACACTTTCGTGGCCGGCAAAATGCTGTTGTCGGGCTGGAAAGTCGCCTACCGTGCGGATGCCCGGGTCCACCATTCGCACGATTATGCTTACGCCGACGAATTCAAGCGCTATTTCGACATCGGCGTGTTTCACGCCCGGACTCCCTGGCTGCAGGAGACCTTCGGAAAAGCAGCGGGCGAGGGGCGGCGCTACGTCGTTTCGGAACTGCGCTATCTCGCAAAGAACGCGCCGCGGCTGGTTCCGTCCGCCGTCCTGCGCAGCGGCCTCAAGTGGCTGGGCTTCAAAATGGGGAGTTCGCTGCACCGCAAGCTGCCGCTGTTTCTCAACCGGCGGCTTAGCCTGCACAGGGCCTACTGGCGTCGAGCTTTGCCCTGA